In the Bacillus sp. HSf4 genome, GATCGGCCAAAAAGGCGGAGAGGCGACAAGCGAAAATCACGATAAAGAATTCTACCAGGAGATCGGCCAAAAAGGCGGAGAGGCGACAAGCGAAAATCACGATAAAGAATTCTACCAGGAGATCGGCCAAAAAGGCGGAGAGGCGACAAGCGAAAACCATGATCAGGAATTCTACCAGGAGATCGGTCAAAAAGGCGGAGAGGCGACAAGCGAAAACCATGATCAGGAATTCTACCAGGAGATCGGTCAAAAAGGCGGAGAGGCGACAAAACGCAACCATGACAAAGAATTCTATCAAGAAATCGGTGAAAAAGGCGGAGAAAAAACGAGTCAAAATCATGACAAGGAGTTCTACCGGGAAATTGGCGAAAAAGGCGGACGCCAAAGAAGAAGCGGATAATCCTAATCAAGAAAAGGGAGGGCTTTACAGAAGCTCCTCTCTTTTATTATGCTTCACCATACAGTGTCCTTCATTGTCTAAATTAAAATATGATAAATTATTGATCCGGAAAAGAGATTTCCGCGTTGTTTTGTTATATAATTTCAAATGATACTCTAATTGTAATTATGAAACTTTGAATATGCTAAAAAAGTTAAGGACTAAAGTACTGGTGGGAGTGTACTCGAATGGCAGCGTTGTTTAAATTTTTTCAGCACCCTGGGGTCAGGCGTTTTTTTGTTTTTGTTGTTTTGGCGGGCGTTTTATATATGTTCCGAAGCATGATGAATCTGA is a window encoding:
- a CDS encoding KGG domain-containing protein, translating into MGEKGGEKTSQNHDKEFYREIGEKGGRQRRSG